A genomic region of Euwallacea fornicatus isolate EFF26 chromosome 32, ASM4011564v1, whole genome shotgun sequence contains the following coding sequences:
- the LOC136348276 gene encoding uncharacterized protein isoform X4, which produces MGQCSSGNGKPSKLSIKGVLSHNKKTKKAKMDKHKYPKDAKTEDHKIYPSSEANHKKPNQKCTKGVAMSFGFKRRPTPMTVNNPALAWETTTKDYAPDANGNKAMGRNTSMNTTASSFPKPQSAPPFNKSVNRAQQNRSGNGASRLSSPSPDVEQALCSTFTRNVTLVTRTQFIEKTEVARTDDACKEKTTTRLPQPEPIRVIETKTAKTIANNNRRSARLWRRQEENSVKITTLQSPDEAAWQERVSMDNCESFNEGYTPPPLPSLPALFNMDTKTKDNKNIALKSGPPGNFLKSRGIHSILDRDSPQGSCDQDWQINAGEAMADDISLNLSPKRQLCNKEWEQKKPLMSNSLDMIDSLKDSMHLTLSEEDPKFAAVATSSNGAGLLDDEILSPVESLLSSSETEELDKKKPENSSSNSKDVNEKLTPSSCPASPVNVSFSLSLSDDKEDFLIDDEIADQPELVFERQVPHSFVSPLLPRRHKEMKNQNRSSLDSLSACDSIGSEDLMLDFDLSQTNDIIDAWDKDRKLSFTDSRRSFFKSVTPRNSLSNLSSPSRVRTVSKSPKKRKHSISNHADLSECLTLTKANHSAVQQDIIAIKTMLLTLKRVLNDSDTDNCYSEASLSENNNSSEFKLELTDLKRQVLYLQGQLEDKENTVSNLQKQIDDLATKTSPSCLFLQDTQNTCNAATQTERARPSSGLFSLTTSPVDETNSIVSSKVALADVTFGVIILCSVNLLCLIHLLFSCTDCHLNNN; this is translated from the exons ATGGGGCAATGCAGCTCTGGTAATGGCAAACCGAGCAAGCTAAGCATCAAAGGCGTCCTTTCACACAACAAGAAAACTAAAAAGGCGAAAATGGACAAGCACAAATATCCTAAA GACGCTAAAACTGAAGACCACAAAATCTACCCATCCAGTGAGGCGAACCATAAGAAACCCAATCAAAAATGCACCAAAGGGGTGGCTATGTCCTTCGGGTTCAAGAGGCGCCCTACGCCTATGACTGTCAACAATCCTGCACTGGCGTGGGAGACTACTACGAAAGACTACGCACCGGACGCCAACGGCAACAAAGCGATGGGGAGAAATACCTCCATGAACACCACAGCGTCTTCCTTTCCGAAACCTCAGAGCGCTCCTCCTTTCAATAAATCCGTCAATag AGCTCAGCAAAATCGGAGCGGTAACGGGGCAAGTCGACTAAGCTCGCCCAGCCCTGACGTCGAGCAGGCGCTTTGCAGCACCTTCACGCGTAACGTCACTCTAGTGACCAGGACGCAATTTATTGAGAAAACTGAAGTCGCTAGGACAGACGATGCGTGCAAGGAGAAGACG ACTACCCGCCTTCCGCAACCCGAGCCGATAAGGGTTATCGAAACGAAGACGGCCAAAACCATAGCAAACAACAATAGGAGATCTGCAAGATTGTGGAGGAGGCAGGAGGAAAACTCAGTTAAAATCACCACCCTCCAAAGCCCTGATGAGGCAGCCTGGCAAGAAAGAGTCAGCATGGATAACTGCGAGAGCTTCAATGAGGGCTACACTCCTCCTCCGCTACCATCTTTACCAGCTCTCTTCAATATGGA CACCAAAACCAAAGACAACAAGAATATAGCCCTCAAATCCGGCCCTCCAGGCAACTTCCTCAAATCCCGAGGCATTCACTCCATCCTAGATAGGGACAGTCCTCAAGGGTCTTGCGACCAGGACTGG CAGATTAATGCAGGAGAGGCCATGGCCGATGATATTAGTTTGAATTTAAGCCCCAAACGACAGCTGTGCAACAAGGAATGGGAGCAGAAGAAGCCCTTAATGTCCAACTCTCTGGACATGATCGATAGTCTTAAGGACAGTATGCATCTCACTTTATCTGAAGAGGATCCGAAGTTCGCGGCAGTGGCCACCAGTAGCAATGGCG CTGGCCTCTTAGACGACGAGATTCTGTCCCCTGTGGAGAGCTTGCTGAGCTCCTCAGAAACTGAAGAGTTAGACAAAAAGAAACCGGAAAACTCTTCTTCAAACTCAAAAGATGTCAACGAGAAACTGACTCCTTCATCTTGCCCAGCATCTCCAGTAAACGTGTCTTTTTCCCTCTCACTATCAGACGACAAAGAAGACTTCCTCATTGATGACGAAATTGCCGACCAACCAGAGCTAGTCTTTGAG AGGCAGGTACCCCACAGCTTCGTCAGCCCATTATTACCCAGAAGGCACAAAGAGATGAAGAATCAAAATAGAAGCAGCCTGGATAGTTTATCTGCATGCGACAGCATTGGGAGTGAGGATTTGATGTTGGACTTTGATCTGAGCCAAACTAATGACATTATTGATGCTTGGGACAAGGACAG GAAGTTGAGTTTCACTGACTCTAGAAGGAGCTTCTTCAAAAG TGTGACTCCAAGGAATTCCCTCTCTAACTTAAGCTCTCCAAGCAGAGTCAGAACTGTCTCAAAAAGCCCCAAAAAACGCAAACATTCCATTAGTAACCACGCTGATCTCTCAGAGTGTCTGACCCTCACCAAAGCTAACCACTCAGCAGTACAGCAGGATATCATTGCTATTAAGACCATGTTGCTGACTTTGAAGAGGGTTCTGAATGAT TCTGATACCGACAACTGCTACTCAGAAGCCTCCCTCAGTGAGAATAACAATAGCAGTGAGTTCAAGTTAGAGTTGACCGACTTAAAAAGGCAGGTGCTGTATTTGCAG GGGCAGTTGGAGGATAAGGAGAATACGGTTTCGAACctgcaaaaacaaattgacGACTTGGCAACTAAAACTTCGCCCTCCTGCCTCTTCCTTCAGGACACTCAAAACACCTGCAACGCCGCCACTCAAACTGAAAGA GCAAGGCCTTCCAGTGGTCTCTTCTCCTTAACAACATCCCCTGTGGATGAAACCAACTCAATAGTCAG TTCCAAGGTAGCACTGGCAGATGTCACTTTCGGAGTTATAATTCTGTGCAGCGTAAACTTACTGTGCCTTATTCACTTACTTTTCTCCTGCACTGATTGTCACcttaacaataattga
- the LOC136348276 gene encoding uncharacterized protein isoform X1 — MGQCSSGNGKPSKLSIKGVLSHNKKTKKAKMDKHKYPKDAKTEDHKIYPSSEANHKKPNQKCTKGVAMSFGFKRRPTPMTVNNPALAWETTTKDYAPDANGNKAMGRNTSMNTTASSFPKPQSAPPFNKSVNRAQQNRSGNGASRLSSPSPDVEQALCSTFTRNVTLVTRTQFIEKTEVARTDDACKEKTGKFTLQTTRLPQPEPIRVIETKTAKTIANNNRRSARLWRRQEENSVKITTLQSPDEAAWQERVSMDNCESFNEGYTPPPLPSLPALFNMDTKTKDNKNIALKSGPPGNFLKSRGIHSILDRDSPQGSCDQDWQINAGEAMADDISLNLSPKRQLCNKEWEQKKPLMSNSLDMIDSLKDSMHLTLSEEDPKFAAVATSSNGAGLLDDEILSPVESLLSSSETEELDKKKPENSSSNSKDVNEKLTPSSCPASPVNVSFSLSLSDDKEDFLIDDEIADQPELVFERQVPHSFVSPLLPRRHKEMKNQNRSSLDSLSACDSIGSEDLMLDFDLSQTNDIIDAWDKDRKLSFTDSRRSFFKSVTPRNSLSNLSSPSRVRTVSKSPKKRKHSISNHADLSECLTLTKANHSAVQQDIIAIKTMLLTLKRVLNDSDTDNCYSEASLSENNNSSEFKLELTDLKRQVLYLQGQLEDKENTVSNLQKQIDDLATKTSPSCLFLQDTQNTCNAATQTERARPSSGLFSLTTSPVDETNSIVSSKVALADVTFGVIILCSVNLLCLIHLLFSCTDCHLNNN, encoded by the exons ATGGGGCAATGCAGCTCTGGTAATGGCAAACCGAGCAAGCTAAGCATCAAAGGCGTCCTTTCACACAACAAGAAAACTAAAAAGGCGAAAATGGACAAGCACAAATATCCTAAA GACGCTAAAACTGAAGACCACAAAATCTACCCATCCAGTGAGGCGAACCATAAGAAACCCAATCAAAAATGCACCAAAGGGGTGGCTATGTCCTTCGGGTTCAAGAGGCGCCCTACGCCTATGACTGTCAACAATCCTGCACTGGCGTGGGAGACTACTACGAAAGACTACGCACCGGACGCCAACGGCAACAAAGCGATGGGGAGAAATACCTCCATGAACACCACAGCGTCTTCCTTTCCGAAACCTCAGAGCGCTCCTCCTTTCAATAAATCCGTCAATag AGCTCAGCAAAATCGGAGCGGTAACGGGGCAAGTCGACTAAGCTCGCCCAGCCCTGACGTCGAGCAGGCGCTTTGCAGCACCTTCACGCGTAACGTCACTCTAGTGACCAGGACGCAATTTATTGAGAAAACTGAAGTCGCTAGGACAGACGATGCGTGCAAGGAGAAGACG GGTAAATTTACCCTCCAGACTACCCGCCTTCCGCAACCCGAGCCGATAAGGGTTATCGAAACGAAGACGGCCAAAACCATAGCAAACAACAATAGGAGATCTGCAAGATTGTGGAGGAGGCAGGAGGAAAACTCAGTTAAAATCACCACCCTCCAAAGCCCTGATGAGGCAGCCTGGCAAGAAAGAGTCAGCATGGATAACTGCGAGAGCTTCAATGAGGGCTACACTCCTCCTCCGCTACCATCTTTACCAGCTCTCTTCAATATGGA CACCAAAACCAAAGACAACAAGAATATAGCCCTCAAATCCGGCCCTCCAGGCAACTTCCTCAAATCCCGAGGCATTCACTCCATCCTAGATAGGGACAGTCCTCAAGGGTCTTGCGACCAGGACTGG CAGATTAATGCAGGAGAGGCCATGGCCGATGATATTAGTTTGAATTTAAGCCCCAAACGACAGCTGTGCAACAAGGAATGGGAGCAGAAGAAGCCCTTAATGTCCAACTCTCTGGACATGATCGATAGTCTTAAGGACAGTATGCATCTCACTTTATCTGAAGAGGATCCGAAGTTCGCGGCAGTGGCCACCAGTAGCAATGGCG CTGGCCTCTTAGACGACGAGATTCTGTCCCCTGTGGAGAGCTTGCTGAGCTCCTCAGAAACTGAAGAGTTAGACAAAAAGAAACCGGAAAACTCTTCTTCAAACTCAAAAGATGTCAACGAGAAACTGACTCCTTCATCTTGCCCAGCATCTCCAGTAAACGTGTCTTTTTCCCTCTCACTATCAGACGACAAAGAAGACTTCCTCATTGATGACGAAATTGCCGACCAACCAGAGCTAGTCTTTGAG AGGCAGGTACCCCACAGCTTCGTCAGCCCATTATTACCCAGAAGGCACAAAGAGATGAAGAATCAAAATAGAAGCAGCCTGGATAGTTTATCTGCATGCGACAGCATTGGGAGTGAGGATTTGATGTTGGACTTTGATCTGAGCCAAACTAATGACATTATTGATGCTTGGGACAAGGACAG GAAGTTGAGTTTCACTGACTCTAGAAGGAGCTTCTTCAAAAG TGTGACTCCAAGGAATTCCCTCTCTAACTTAAGCTCTCCAAGCAGAGTCAGAACTGTCTCAAAAAGCCCCAAAAAACGCAAACATTCCATTAGTAACCACGCTGATCTCTCAGAGTGTCTGACCCTCACCAAAGCTAACCACTCAGCAGTACAGCAGGATATCATTGCTATTAAGACCATGTTGCTGACTTTGAAGAGGGTTCTGAATGAT TCTGATACCGACAACTGCTACTCAGAAGCCTCCCTCAGTGAGAATAACAATAGCAGTGAGTTCAAGTTAGAGTTGACCGACTTAAAAAGGCAGGTGCTGTATTTGCAG GGGCAGTTGGAGGATAAGGAGAATACGGTTTCGAACctgcaaaaacaaattgacGACTTGGCAACTAAAACTTCGCCCTCCTGCCTCTTCCTTCAGGACACTCAAAACACCTGCAACGCCGCCACTCAAACTGAAAGA GCAAGGCCTTCCAGTGGTCTCTTCTCCTTAACAACATCCCCTGTGGATGAAACCAACTCAATAGTCAG TTCCAAGGTAGCACTGGCAGATGTCACTTTCGGAGTTATAATTCTGTGCAGCGTAAACTTACTGTGCCTTATTCACTTACTTTTCTCCTGCACTGATTGTCACcttaacaataattga
- the LOC136348276 gene encoding uncharacterized protein isoform X5: MGQCSSGNGKPSKLSIKGVLSHNKKTKKAKMDKHKYPKDAKTEDHKIYPSSEANHKKPNQKCTKGVAMSFGFKRRPTPMTVNNPALAWETTTKDYAPDANGNKAMGRNTSMNTTASSFPKPQSAPPFNKSVNRAQQNRSGNGASRLSSPSPDVEQALCSTFTRNVTLVTRTQFIEKTEVARTDDACKEKTGKFTLQTTRLPQPEPIRVIETKTAKTIANNNRRSARLWRRQEENSVKITTLQSPDEAAWQERVSMDNCESFNEGYTPPPLPSLPALFNMDTKTKDNKNIALKSGPPGNFLKSRGIHSILDRDSPQGSCDQDWQINAGEAMADDISLNLSPKRQLCNKEWEQKKPLMSNSLDMIDSLKDSMHLTLSEEDPKFAAVATSSNGAGLLDDEILSPVESLLSSSETEELDKKKPENSSSNSKDVNEKLTPSSCPASPVNVSFSLSLSDDKEDFLIDDEIADQPELVFERQVPHSFVSPLLPRRHKEMKNQNRSSLDSLSACDSIGSEDLMLDFDLSQTNDIIDAWDKDRKLSFTDSRRSFFKSVTPRNSLSNLSSPSRVRTVSKSPKKRKHSISNHADLSECLTLTKANHSAVQQDIIAIKTMLLTLKRVLNDSDTDNCYSEASLSENNNSSEFKLELTDLKRQVLYLQGQLEDKENTVSNLQKQIDDLATKTSPSCLFLQDTQNTCNAATQTERARPSSGLFSLTTSPVDETNSIVRLIIK; this comes from the exons ATGGGGCAATGCAGCTCTGGTAATGGCAAACCGAGCAAGCTAAGCATCAAAGGCGTCCTTTCACACAACAAGAAAACTAAAAAGGCGAAAATGGACAAGCACAAATATCCTAAA GACGCTAAAACTGAAGACCACAAAATCTACCCATCCAGTGAGGCGAACCATAAGAAACCCAATCAAAAATGCACCAAAGGGGTGGCTATGTCCTTCGGGTTCAAGAGGCGCCCTACGCCTATGACTGTCAACAATCCTGCACTGGCGTGGGAGACTACTACGAAAGACTACGCACCGGACGCCAACGGCAACAAAGCGATGGGGAGAAATACCTCCATGAACACCACAGCGTCTTCCTTTCCGAAACCTCAGAGCGCTCCTCCTTTCAATAAATCCGTCAATag AGCTCAGCAAAATCGGAGCGGTAACGGGGCAAGTCGACTAAGCTCGCCCAGCCCTGACGTCGAGCAGGCGCTTTGCAGCACCTTCACGCGTAACGTCACTCTAGTGACCAGGACGCAATTTATTGAGAAAACTGAAGTCGCTAGGACAGACGATGCGTGCAAGGAGAAGACG GGTAAATTTACCCTCCAGACTACCCGCCTTCCGCAACCCGAGCCGATAAGGGTTATCGAAACGAAGACGGCCAAAACCATAGCAAACAACAATAGGAGATCTGCAAGATTGTGGAGGAGGCAGGAGGAAAACTCAGTTAAAATCACCACCCTCCAAAGCCCTGATGAGGCAGCCTGGCAAGAAAGAGTCAGCATGGATAACTGCGAGAGCTTCAATGAGGGCTACACTCCTCCTCCGCTACCATCTTTACCAGCTCTCTTCAATATGGA CACCAAAACCAAAGACAACAAGAATATAGCCCTCAAATCCGGCCCTCCAGGCAACTTCCTCAAATCCCGAGGCATTCACTCCATCCTAGATAGGGACAGTCCTCAAGGGTCTTGCGACCAGGACTGG CAGATTAATGCAGGAGAGGCCATGGCCGATGATATTAGTTTGAATTTAAGCCCCAAACGACAGCTGTGCAACAAGGAATGGGAGCAGAAGAAGCCCTTAATGTCCAACTCTCTGGACATGATCGATAGTCTTAAGGACAGTATGCATCTCACTTTATCTGAAGAGGATCCGAAGTTCGCGGCAGTGGCCACCAGTAGCAATGGCG CTGGCCTCTTAGACGACGAGATTCTGTCCCCTGTGGAGAGCTTGCTGAGCTCCTCAGAAACTGAAGAGTTAGACAAAAAGAAACCGGAAAACTCTTCTTCAAACTCAAAAGATGTCAACGAGAAACTGACTCCTTCATCTTGCCCAGCATCTCCAGTAAACGTGTCTTTTTCCCTCTCACTATCAGACGACAAAGAAGACTTCCTCATTGATGACGAAATTGCCGACCAACCAGAGCTAGTCTTTGAG AGGCAGGTACCCCACAGCTTCGTCAGCCCATTATTACCCAGAAGGCACAAAGAGATGAAGAATCAAAATAGAAGCAGCCTGGATAGTTTATCTGCATGCGACAGCATTGGGAGTGAGGATTTGATGTTGGACTTTGATCTGAGCCAAACTAATGACATTATTGATGCTTGGGACAAGGACAG GAAGTTGAGTTTCACTGACTCTAGAAGGAGCTTCTTCAAAAG TGTGACTCCAAGGAATTCCCTCTCTAACTTAAGCTCTCCAAGCAGAGTCAGAACTGTCTCAAAAAGCCCCAAAAAACGCAAACATTCCATTAGTAACCACGCTGATCTCTCAGAGTGTCTGACCCTCACCAAAGCTAACCACTCAGCAGTACAGCAGGATATCATTGCTATTAAGACCATGTTGCTGACTTTGAAGAGGGTTCTGAATGAT TCTGATACCGACAACTGCTACTCAGAAGCCTCCCTCAGTGAGAATAACAATAGCAGTGAGTTCAAGTTAGAGTTGACCGACTTAAAAAGGCAGGTGCTGTATTTGCAG GGGCAGTTGGAGGATAAGGAGAATACGGTTTCGAACctgcaaaaacaaattgacGACTTGGCAACTAAAACTTCGCCCTCCTGCCTCTTCCTTCAGGACACTCAAAACACCTGCAACGCCGCCACTCAAACTGAAAGA GCAAGGCCTTCCAGTGGTCTCTTCTCCTTAACAACATCCCCTGTGGATGAAACCAACTCAATAGTCAG ATTAATTATCAAGTAG
- the LOC136348276 gene encoding uncharacterized protein isoform X3 yields MGQCSSGNGKPSKLSIKGVLSHNKKTKKAKMDKHKYPKDAKTEDHKIYPSSEANHKKPNQKCTKGVAMSFGFKRRPTPMTVNNPALAWETTTKDYAPDANGNKAMGRNTSMNTTASSFPKPQSAPPFNKSVNRAQQNRSGNGASRLSSPSPDVEQALCSTFTRNVTLVTRTQFIEKTEVARTDDACKEKTGKFTLQTTRLPQPEPIRVIETKTAKTIANNNRRSARLWRRQEENSVKITTLQSPDEAAWQERVSMDNCESFNEGYTPPPLPSLPALFNMDTKTKDNKNIALKSGPPGNFLKSRGIHSILDRDSPQGSCDQDWQINAGEAMADDISLNLSPKRQLCNKEWEQKKPLMSNSLDMIDSLKDSMHLTLSEEDPKFAAVATSSNGAGLLDDEILSPVESLLSSSETEELDKKKPENSSSNSKDVNEKLTPSSCPASPVNVSFSLSLSDDKEDFLIDDEIADQPELVFEVPHSFVSPLLPRRHKEMKNQNRSSLDSLSACDSIGSEDLMLDFDLSQTNDIIDAWDKDRKLSFTDSRRSFFKSVTPRNSLSNLSSPSRVRTVSKSPKKRKHSISNHADLSECLTLTKANHSAVQQDIIAIKTMLLTLKRVLNDSDTDNCYSEASLSENNNSSEFKLELTDLKRQVLYLQGQLEDKENTVSNLQKQIDDLATKTSPSCLFLQDTQNTCNAATQTERARPSSGLFSLTTSPVDETNSIVSSKVALADVTFGVIILCSVNLLCLIHLLFSCTDCHLNNN; encoded by the exons ATGGGGCAATGCAGCTCTGGTAATGGCAAACCGAGCAAGCTAAGCATCAAAGGCGTCCTTTCACACAACAAGAAAACTAAAAAGGCGAAAATGGACAAGCACAAATATCCTAAA GACGCTAAAACTGAAGACCACAAAATCTACCCATCCAGTGAGGCGAACCATAAGAAACCCAATCAAAAATGCACCAAAGGGGTGGCTATGTCCTTCGGGTTCAAGAGGCGCCCTACGCCTATGACTGTCAACAATCCTGCACTGGCGTGGGAGACTACTACGAAAGACTACGCACCGGACGCCAACGGCAACAAAGCGATGGGGAGAAATACCTCCATGAACACCACAGCGTCTTCCTTTCCGAAACCTCAGAGCGCTCCTCCTTTCAATAAATCCGTCAATag AGCTCAGCAAAATCGGAGCGGTAACGGGGCAAGTCGACTAAGCTCGCCCAGCCCTGACGTCGAGCAGGCGCTTTGCAGCACCTTCACGCGTAACGTCACTCTAGTGACCAGGACGCAATTTATTGAGAAAACTGAAGTCGCTAGGACAGACGATGCGTGCAAGGAGAAGACG GGTAAATTTACCCTCCAGACTACCCGCCTTCCGCAACCCGAGCCGATAAGGGTTATCGAAACGAAGACGGCCAAAACCATAGCAAACAACAATAGGAGATCTGCAAGATTGTGGAGGAGGCAGGAGGAAAACTCAGTTAAAATCACCACCCTCCAAAGCCCTGATGAGGCAGCCTGGCAAGAAAGAGTCAGCATGGATAACTGCGAGAGCTTCAATGAGGGCTACACTCCTCCTCCGCTACCATCTTTACCAGCTCTCTTCAATATGGA CACCAAAACCAAAGACAACAAGAATATAGCCCTCAAATCCGGCCCTCCAGGCAACTTCCTCAAATCCCGAGGCATTCACTCCATCCTAGATAGGGACAGTCCTCAAGGGTCTTGCGACCAGGACTGG CAGATTAATGCAGGAGAGGCCATGGCCGATGATATTAGTTTGAATTTAAGCCCCAAACGACAGCTGTGCAACAAGGAATGGGAGCAGAAGAAGCCCTTAATGTCCAACTCTCTGGACATGATCGATAGTCTTAAGGACAGTATGCATCTCACTTTATCTGAAGAGGATCCGAAGTTCGCGGCAGTGGCCACCAGTAGCAATGGCG CTGGCCTCTTAGACGACGAGATTCTGTCCCCTGTGGAGAGCTTGCTGAGCTCCTCAGAAACTGAAGAGTTAGACAAAAAGAAACCGGAAAACTCTTCTTCAAACTCAAAAGATGTCAACGAGAAACTGACTCCTTCATCTTGCCCAGCATCTCCAGTAAACGTGTCTTTTTCCCTCTCACTATCAGACGACAAAGAAGACTTCCTCATTGATGACGAAATTGCCGACCAACCAGAGCTAGTCTTTGAG GTACCCCACAGCTTCGTCAGCCCATTATTACCCAGAAGGCACAAAGAGATGAAGAATCAAAATAGAAGCAGCCTGGATAGTTTATCTGCATGCGACAGCATTGGGAGTGAGGATTTGATGTTGGACTTTGATCTGAGCCAAACTAATGACATTATTGATGCTTGGGACAAGGACAG GAAGTTGAGTTTCACTGACTCTAGAAGGAGCTTCTTCAAAAG TGTGACTCCAAGGAATTCCCTCTCTAACTTAAGCTCTCCAAGCAGAGTCAGAACTGTCTCAAAAAGCCCCAAAAAACGCAAACATTCCATTAGTAACCACGCTGATCTCTCAGAGTGTCTGACCCTCACCAAAGCTAACCACTCAGCAGTACAGCAGGATATCATTGCTATTAAGACCATGTTGCTGACTTTGAAGAGGGTTCTGAATGAT TCTGATACCGACAACTGCTACTCAGAAGCCTCCCTCAGTGAGAATAACAATAGCAGTGAGTTCAAGTTAGAGTTGACCGACTTAAAAAGGCAGGTGCTGTATTTGCAG GGGCAGTTGGAGGATAAGGAGAATACGGTTTCGAACctgcaaaaacaaattgacGACTTGGCAACTAAAACTTCGCCCTCCTGCCTCTTCCTTCAGGACACTCAAAACACCTGCAACGCCGCCACTCAAACTGAAAGA GCAAGGCCTTCCAGTGGTCTCTTCTCCTTAACAACATCCCCTGTGGATGAAACCAACTCAATAGTCAG TTCCAAGGTAGCACTGGCAGATGTCACTTTCGGAGTTATAATTCTGTGCAGCGTAAACTTACTGTGCCTTATTCACTTACTTTTCTCCTGCACTGATTGTCACcttaacaataattga